The Chryseobacterium nakagawai genome has a segment encoding these proteins:
- a CDS encoding AraC family transcriptional regulator, which yields MKCGLIEKTESQFVDTIEKEAYVWCEKDWKHDDYEHVHNRAQLTFVEDGYQYFHIDQKTYLVPQHHVIWVPSGKAHKITSEAKTVNLMVFLFKSVFEEEFYQNIHVFTVPSVLKEMLLYASKWNQSLDENEEQDIFFKAILKSLPNFCKESNGLEIPIPKDTRLIPVCNDINSNFKYNLDIDSLAAKAQMSVRSLQRIFKNETGITLQKYLQLTRILKSIELIDAQQYTLSEVAYKVGYQSLSAFTSSYFAVMKAKPKVHKN from the coding sequence ATGAAATGCGGACTGATTGAAAAAACAGAAAGCCAGTTTGTAGACACCATCGAAAAAGAAGCTTATGTATGGTGTGAAAAAGATTGGAAACACGATGACTATGAGCATGTTCACAACCGTGCTCAATTAACCTTTGTAGAAGATGGATATCAGTATTTTCATATTGATCAGAAAACTTACCTTGTCCCACAGCACCACGTGATCTGGGTTCCTTCCGGGAAGGCACATAAAATTACTTCAGAAGCTAAAACGGTTAATCTAATGGTTTTTCTATTCAAGTCTGTTTTCGAAGAAGAATTTTATCAGAATATTCATGTATTTACAGTTCCTTCTGTTTTGAAGGAAATGCTGCTATATGCTTCAAAATGGAACCAATCTCTGGATGAAAATGAAGAACAGGATATTTTCTTTAAAGCAATTCTAAAAAGTCTTCCTAATTTTTGCAAAGAAAGTAATGGCCTTGAAATACCTATCCCCAAAGACACAAGATTAATTCCGGTTTGTAATGATATCAATTCCAATTTTAAATATAATCTGGATATTGATTCTCTAGCTGCCAAGGCACAGATGTCAGTACGAAGCCTTCAACGGATTTTTAAAAATGAGACAGGAATTACCTTACAAAAATACCTTCAACTGACCAGAATTTTAAAAAGTATAGAACTCATCGATGCACAGCAATATACTTTAAGTGAAGTGGCCTACAAGGTAGGTTATCAAAGTTTATCTGCTTTTACCTCATCATATTTTGCTGTGATGAAAGCAAAACCTAAAGTGCACAAAAATTAA
- a CDS encoding Crp/Fnr family transcriptional regulator has product MKTISCMNIDEELLYAFGAELRTYKKREMVFKEEDHAQYYFQISQGKVKLNNYNEDGKEFIHNILGKNQSFGDPLLFLDQTYLYPMNAVCLEGAEIIRLPRGNFTEMIKKHPNLSIEMNACFSQQVYYKLIMMQSMSAQNPILRLKGLLNYLKSYHDGECAHCFTIEFTRQQLANLTGLRVETVIRTLKKMEQGGDIIFKDRKILY; this is encoded by the coding sequence ATGAAAACAATAAGCTGCATGAATATTGATGAGGAGCTTCTGTATGCATTTGGTGCAGAGCTAAGAACGTACAAAAAACGAGAGATGGTTTTTAAAGAAGAAGACCATGCACAATATTATTTTCAGATTTCCCAAGGAAAAGTAAAGCTTAACAATTACAATGAAGATGGAAAAGAATTTATTCATAATATCTTGGGCAAAAACCAGAGTTTTGGAGATCCGCTTCTTTTTTTAGATCAGACCTATCTTTATCCAATGAATGCAGTATGTTTGGAGGGGGCTGAAATTATAAGATTGCCTAGAGGTAATTTCACAGAAATGATAAAGAAACACCCTAACCTTTCTATTGAAATGAATGCCTGTTTTTCCCAACAGGTTTATTATAAGCTCATTATGATGCAAAGCATGTCTGCTCAAAATCCGATACTGCGCCTAAAAGGACTTCTTAATTATCTAAAAAGCTATCATGATGGTGAATGTGCTCATTGTTTTACGATAGAATTTACAAGACAACAACTTGCCAATCTCACAGGATTACGTGTAGAAACAGTGATCCGGACTTTGAAAAAAATGGAACAGGGTGGAGATATCATATTTAAAGACAGGAAAATTCTATATTAA
- a CDS encoding nitrilase family protein produces the protein MNIKISTAQFENKSGDKEYNLSVIEKLAQQASAEGSDVIAFHECSITGYTFARNLSKEQLLDIAEIIPDGESIKKLQQIASQYNITILAGLFEKDENNNLFKAYVCVDQSGLKAKYRKLHPFINPHLTPGNEYCVFEILGWKCGILICYDNNIIENVRATRLLGADIIFMPHVTMCTPSTRPGAGFVDPQLWENRVEDPTSLRLEFKGMKGRDWLMKWLPARAYDNGAYIVFSNPIGMDDDQLKNGCSMIIDPFGDIIAECHSFEDCFESAVIIPEKLTQAGGYRYLNARRPELYKDIIGQEHSSIQKVVWLDEKED, from the coding sequence ATGAATATTAAAATTTCAACGGCTCAATTTGAAAATAAGAGTGGAGATAAAGAATATAATCTGTCTGTTATAGAAAAATTGGCTCAGCAGGCTTCTGCTGAAGGTTCTGACGTAATTGCTTTTCACGAATGTTCTATTACAGGATATACTTTTGCCCGAAATCTTTCCAAAGAGCAACTCCTGGATATTGCTGAGATTATTCCTGATGGAGAAAGTATTAAAAAGCTACAACAAATTGCCAGTCAATATAATATTACAATCCTGGCCGGACTTTTTGAAAAGGATGAGAATAATAATCTTTTCAAAGCCTATGTATGTGTAGATCAATCCGGATTGAAAGCGAAATACAGAAAACTTCATCCGTTTATCAATCCTCACCTTACTCCAGGTAATGAATACTGTGTATTTGAAATTCTGGGATGGAAATGTGGTATTCTGATTTGCTATGATAATAATATTATTGAAAATGTAAGAGCCACCAGGCTTCTGGGTGCCGATATTATTTTTATGCCTCATGTTACTATGTGCACTCCCTCAACCAGGCCTGGAGCTGGTTTTGTAGATCCTCAGCTTTGGGAAAACAGGGTAGAAGATCCTACTTCTTTAAGACTTGAATTCAAGGGGATGAAAGGAAGAGATTGGCTGATGAAATGGCTTCCGGCGAGGGCTTACGACAATGGAGCTTATATTGTTTTTTCAAATCCTATTGGAATGGATGATGACCAACTTAAAAATGGATGCTCAATGATTATTGATCCTTTTGGTGATATTATTGCGGAATGTCACTCTTTTGAAGATTGTTTTGAATCAGCTGTTATTATTCCTGAAAAGCTTACTCAGGCAGGAGGATACCGATATTTGAATGCAAGAAGACCAGAACTTTACAAGGATATTATAGGGCAGGAGCATTCATCCATACAAAAAGTAGTATGGCTGGATGAGAAAGAAGATTAA
- the pdeM gene encoding ligase-associated DNA damage response endonuclease PdeM: MFIITKEITIQNEVFTLTNQRALFLKKEKALILSDLHIGKTAHFRKNGIAIANHIMKSDLERLSALIEYFQPEKFIVVGDLLHAGDNSDVDEFCQWRNQYPDLQFFLIEGNHDRLSKSLEKKLCLDFKASLLELKVFTLIHDFDKKRSGFQITGHIHPGIVLNSAVKNIRLPCFALSENQLLLPAFSEFTGLDTKNLPKKSKFFVFTDTEIYEI, translated from the coding sequence GTGTTTATTATCACTAAAGAAATTACCATTCAAAATGAAGTTTTTACGCTGACAAACCAGCGCGCACTGTTTCTGAAAAAAGAAAAAGCCTTAATTCTTTCTGATCTTCATATTGGAAAAACCGCTCATTTCAGAAAAAATGGTATTGCAATCGCTAATCATATCATGAAAAGTGATCTTGAAAGACTGTCTGCATTAATTGAGTACTTTCAGCCTGAAAAATTTATTGTAGTGGGAGATTTGCTTCATGCCGGTGACAATTCTGATGTAGATGAGTTTTGCCAATGGAGAAATCAATATCCTGACTTACAATTTTTTCTTATTGAGGGAAATCATGACCGTCTTTCAAAATCTTTGGAGAAAAAACTTTGTCTGGATTTTAAAGCATCGTTATTAGAATTGAAGGTATTTACATTAATTCATGATTTTGATAAAAAAAGGTCGGGCTTTCAGATTACAGGTCACATTCATCCCGGTATTGTTTTAAATTCGGCTGTAAAAAATATCAGGCTTCCCTGCTTTGCGCTAAGTGAAAATCAGTTATTACTTCCTGCATTTAGTGAATTTACAGGCTTGGATACTAAAAATCTGCCTAAGAAAAGTAAGTTTTTTGTGTTTACAGATACTGAGATCTATGAGATTTGA
- the pdxR gene encoding MocR-like pyridoxine biosynthesis transcription factor PdxR, which translates to MLRPWKLEFEIDKKLNKAVYLQIADTIIADIRSGRLKSGDALPGSRNLANILKINRNTVVEAYQVLINEEWVISKERKGIFVSDQLPALHENRTEKRFDTLDNPIMVHGGIINFDDGHPDSKIAPVTELARAYRQIFGIKAKWQMMGYGNEHGDVEFRKMISQMLNHQRGMQINEYEISITRGSQMAMFLTAQSLLSPGDCVIVEDPGYQPAWQAFEYAGAKLFPVSVDEEGINVKAIEKLLSQHKNIKAIYITPHRQYPTMVTLSLPRRLKLIELANQHHITIIEDDYDNEFHFGYRPILPISSFPELNHYVYVGTLSKVVAPALRIGYLVTKNQELLQKIGSLRKIIDVHGDVIMEQAVLQLIKDGAVKKHIRKATAHYKHKRDFVYSLLNKYMKDVADFALPEGGLAFWIVPKFTLDWDKVASLLLEKNIKIIHPKQYSRNHINGFRLSYGSVSEEQLEQSIQIIAGVFSQLSQ; encoded by the coding sequence ATGTTAAGACCTTGGAAATTAGAATTCGAAATCGATAAAAAGCTTAATAAAGCCGTGTATTTACAAATAGCAGATACCATTATTGCTGATATCCGTTCAGGAAGGTTGAAGTCTGGTGATGCCCTTCCGGGAAGCCGGAATCTGGCAAACATATTGAAAATCAATAGAAATACAGTCGTAGAAGCTTATCAGGTCTTAATCAATGAAGAATGGGTGATTTCTAAAGAAAGAAAAGGAATTTTTGTTTCAGATCAGCTTCCTGCTTTACACGAAAATAGAACAGAAAAAAGGTTTGATACGTTGGATAATCCCATAATGGTTCATGGGGGTATCATTAATTTTGATGATGGTCATCCGGACAGTAAAATTGCTCCTGTAACTGAATTGGCAAGAGCCTATCGCCAGATTTTTGGGATAAAAGCAAAGTGGCAGATGATGGGATATGGAAATGAGCATGGTGATGTAGAATTCCGGAAAATGATCTCTCAAATGTTGAATCATCAGCGCGGTATGCAAATTAATGAATATGAAATATCCATTACAAGAGGAAGTCAGATGGCAATGTTTCTGACTGCTCAAAGTCTTTTAAGTCCAGGAGACTGTGTCATTGTTGAAGATCCAGGCTATCAGCCGGCATGGCAGGCCTTTGAATATGCAGGAGCCAAGCTTTTCCCAGTTTCTGTAGATGAAGAAGGAATCAATGTAAAAGCTATTGAAAAGCTTTTATCTCAACATAAGAATATTAAAGCCATCTATATTACTCCGCACAGGCAGTATCCAACAATGGTTACTTTAAGTTTACCAAGACGTTTAAAATTGATCGAACTTGCCAATCAACATCATATCACAATCATTGAAGATGATTACGATAATGAATTTCATTTTGGATACCGCCCTATTCTGCCTATTTCCAGCTTTCCTGAGCTCAACCATTATGTATACGTCGGAACTTTGAGTAAAGTAGTAGCGCCGGCATTAAGAATTGGATATCTTGTAACGAAAAACCAAGAATTATTACAAAAGATTGGAAGCTTAAGAAAAATCATAGATGTACATGGAGATGTTATCATGGAACAAGCTGTTCTCCAGCTTATTAAAGATGGCGCTGTAAAAAAACATATCAGAAAAGCCACAGCACACTATAAACATAAAAGAGATTTTGTCTACAGCCTTTTGAATAAGTATATGAAAGACGTTGCTGATTTTGCTTTGCCTGAAGGAGGATTGGCTTTCTGGATTGTTCCAAAATTCACATTAGATTGGGACAAGGTGGCGTCACTACTCCTAGAGAAAAACATTAAGATCATTCATCCAAAACAATACAGTAGAAATCACATTAATGGATTCAGATTAAGCTATGGTTCAGTCTCAGAAGAGCAATTGGAACAAAGCATACAGATTATTGCAGGTGTCTTTTCTCAGCTTTCTCAATAA
- a CDS encoding dihydrodipicolinate synthase family protein, translating into MKNVPFKGIIAYPITPFDENEKVDIPLFKHLVERLVTSGSHGIAPLGSTGVMPYLSDEEKKAVTEATLQQVKGRIPTLVGVSNLTTEKTIHHAQFAEKAGADAVMIIPMSYWKLTDDEIVAHYDAVAHKISIPIMAYNNPATSGVDMSPSLLKRLLEIPNVTMIKESTGYIQRMHYLRRELGEEVAFYNGSNPLALAAFSAGARGWCTAAPNLIPELNISLYNAVEEGDLEKAKTIFYQQFDLLKFIVSKGLPRAVKSGLNILGEDGGNLRSPLKPLHEKDAEELKNIIQTLIN; encoded by the coding sequence ATGAAAAATGTACCATTTAAAGGGATTATAGCTTATCCCATAACACCTTTTGATGAAAATGAAAAAGTAGATATTCCTCTTTTCAAACATCTGGTAGAAAGGTTGGTCACTTCTGGAAGTCATGGTATCGCTCCATTGGGAAGTACAGGGGTAATGCCTTACCTGTCTGATGAAGAAAAGAAAGCCGTTACAGAAGCTACATTACAACAGGTAAAAGGAAGAATTCCAACTCTTGTAGGGGTTTCCAACCTGACCACAGAGAAAACGATTCACCATGCTCAATTTGCAGAAAAAGCAGGGGCAGATGCCGTGATGATTATTCCAATGAGCTATTGGAAACTCACAGATGACGAAATTGTTGCGCACTATGATGCCGTAGCCCATAAAATTTCTATTCCGATTATGGCTTATAATAATCCCGCAACGAGTGGAGTAGATATGTCACCATCTCTCTTGAAAAGGCTGCTTGAAATTCCTAATGTAACCATGATTAAAGAAAGCACGGGATATATTCAAAGGATGCATTATCTGAGACGAGAATTGGGAGAAGAGGTGGCTTTTTATAACGGCTCAAACCCTTTGGCTCTGGCTGCATTTTCTGCCGGAGCAAGAGGATGGTGTACGGCTGCACCCAATCTTATCCCTGAACTTAATATCAGTCTTTATAATGCGGTTGAAGAAGGGGATCTTGAGAAAGCAAAAACTATTTTCTATCAACAGTTTGATCTTTTAAAATTTATTGTCAGTAAAGGATTGCCAAGAGCTGTGAAATCTGGTCTGAATATTTTGGGGGAAGATGGCGGGAATTTGAGGAGTCCTTTAAAACCCTTACATGAAAAAGACGCAGAAGAGTTAAAAAATATTATTCAAACCCTTATTAATTAA
- a CDS encoding thioredoxin family protein → MKKSIFYHAGCPVCISAEHDIISLIGLENVEIIHLGNEKNKIKDAEKAGVTSVPALVTPNGNVLHINFGASIEDVKN, encoded by the coding sequence ATGAAAAAATCCATTTTTTATCATGCAGGATGTCCTGTATGCATCAGTGCAGAACATGATATTATCAGCCTAATAGGGTTGGAAAATGTTGAAATTATCCACTTAGGTAATGAAAAAAATAAAATTAAGGATGCTGAAAAGGCAGGGGTAACATCTGTACCTGCTTTAGTAACGCCAAACGGAAACGTTCTTCATATTAATTTTGGAGCTTCCATAGAAGATGTGAAAAATTAG
- a CDS encoding Atu1372/SO_1960 family protein, giving the protein MAQNKAKILVLIHSDNGGTYELAKEIAKGIESDNNATSYIKLVKPSQNPNLKNLPVATVDELTSYDGIAFGSPVYFGNISTGMSEFLSKTVQLWTHHALEGVPATVFMSAGSGAGKELALQAFWNSLAVHGMVLVSNGIRGTEELNKAIPQGNTVLGVTTMASLKDVERPTKGERSLAELQGKNFAKVSLALKDTRPKKVFSIVENHQNFNEVLKQKNIVLPQVPKPAGNYQPFVRSGNLVFINQVALKDGKIFNAGKLGVDVSEQQVKDATKVTMLNVISVLNEAVGGDLGRVKQCVQLTGIFNTKDDYTKHADLMNVASDLTAEVFGDKGKHARATFGASSIPVNSSVEIQAIFEVE; this is encoded by the coding sequence ATGGCACAGAATAAAGCTAAAATACTGGTTCTTATTCATTCAGATAATGGTGGAACCTATGAATTGGCCAAGGAAATTGCTAAAGGTATTGAGAGTGATAACAACGCAACTTCTTACATCAAATTGGTTAAACCATCACAGAATCCCAATCTGAAAAACCTTCCTGTTGCAACGGTAGATGAGCTTACCAGTTATGATGGGATTGCTTTTGGATCACCTGTTTATTTCGGGAATATCAGTACCGGAATGAGTGAGTTTTTATCTAAAACCGTTCAGCTTTGGACCCATCATGCACTGGAAGGAGTTCCGGCAACTGTTTTTATGTCTGCAGGAAGTGGTGCAGGAAAAGAATTAGCCCTTCAGGCTTTCTGGAACAGTCTCGCTGTACACGGAATGGTCCTTGTATCGAATGGAATCCGTGGAACCGAAGAATTGAACAAAGCAATCCCACAAGGAAATACAGTACTAGGCGTTACTACCATGGCCTCTCTGAAAGACGTTGAACGTCCTACGAAAGGAGAAAGATCTTTGGCAGAACTTCAAGGGAAAAATTTTGCAAAAGTATCATTGGCTCTAAAAGATACACGCCCGAAAAAAGTTTTTTCCATCGTTGAAAACCACCAAAATTTTAATGAAGTTTTAAAACAGAAAAATATTGTACTTCCACAAGTTCCGAAACCTGCAGGAAATTATCAGCCGTTTGTACGTTCAGGGAATCTTGTTTTTATTAATCAGGTTGCCTTAAAAGACGGAAAGATTTTCAATGCCGGAAAATTAGGTGTAGATGTTAGCGAACAACAGGTAAAGGATGCCACCAAAGTTACGATGCTGAATGTTATTTCGGTACTGAATGAAGCTGTTGGCGGAGATCTGGGCAGAGTAAAACAATGTGTACAGCTTACCGGAATTTTCAATACAAAGGACGATTATACCAAACATGCAGATCTGATGAATGTAGCTTCTGATCTTACCGCTGAGGTTTTCGGGGACAAAGGAAAACATGCAAGAGCTACATTTGGAGCATCTTCTATCCCTGTGAATTCTTCTGTTGAGATTCAGGCTATTTTTGAAGTAGAGTAG
- a CDS encoding CinA family protein: protein MEFQKNLLEYISHCLITADETISIAESVTSGCLQLAFSQMPNASLLYKGGITAYTLPEQVRLLKVSKKEAEEYDCVSENIAEAMALQVAHLFESDWSISVTGYCNPIRNSSYRIFAFFSFSYKGEIILTKKLELHPKTQALNAQLYYTEFILGCFKSELNKLLILK, encoded by the coding sequence ATGGAATTTCAAAAAAATCTTCTCGAATATATTAGCCATTGCCTGATAACAGCTGATGAAACCATTTCTATTGCTGAAAGTGTAACATCAGGATGCCTGCAATTGGCCTTTTCACAGATGCCCAACGCTTCTTTGCTATACAAAGGTGGGATAACAGCCTATACTTTGCCAGAACAAGTAAGATTATTAAAAGTAAGCAAAAAAGAAGCAGAAGAATATGATTGTGTTTCGGAAAATATTGCAGAAGCTATGGCCTTACAAGTGGCTCATCTTTTTGAATCCGATTGGTCTATTTCTGTAACAGGTTATTGTAATCCAATCCGCAATTCATCTTATAGAATATTTGCTTTTTTTTCATTTTCATACAAAGGAGAGATTATCCTTACTAAAAAATTGGAATTGCATCCCAAAACTCAGGCATTGAACGCTCAGCTCTATTATACAGAATTTATTCTAGGATGTTTTAAAAGTGAACTCAATAAGCTTTTAATTTTAAAATAA
- a CDS encoding Crp/Fnr family transcriptional regulator codes for MVIDENILRSAGAEVRDYKPTENIFQEGDPPNYYYQIITGEVKLNNYNEEGKEFIQNFLSEGQSCGESILFINKPYPMNAEAVTDCSILRLPKAAFFNLLSTSPKLCMEVTSFLSQRLYYKFVMMLNISSQNPTIRLKGLMDYLKSFQDDESPYSFIIPLTRQQMANLTGLCVETAIRTIKNMERDKILRIENRKILY; via the coding sequence ATGGTTATTGACGAAAATATTTTAAGATCAGCTGGAGCAGAAGTAAGAGACTATAAACCCACAGAAAATATATTCCAGGAAGGAGATCCTCCCAATTATTATTATCAGATCATTACCGGAGAAGTAAAGCTCAACAATTATAATGAAGAGGGAAAAGAATTCATACAAAATTTTTTATCGGAAGGACAAAGTTGTGGAGAATCTATTCTATTTATAAATAAACCTTATCCGATGAATGCAGAAGCGGTTACAGACTGTAGTATTTTACGGCTTCCTAAAGCTGCATTTTTCAATTTATTAAGTACTTCTCCCAAGTTATGTATGGAGGTAACTAGTTTTTTATCACAACGACTTTATTATAAATTTGTTATGATGTTAAACATCTCATCTCAAAATCCTACCATCAGATTGAAAGGACTGATGGATTATCTTAAAAGTTTTCAAGATGATGAAAGTCCCTATTCTTTTATCATTCCATTAACAAGACAACAGATGGCAAACCTTACAGGTCTGTGTGTGGAAACTGCTATAAGGACTATCAAGAACATGGAAAGGGATAAAATCCTAAGAATTGAAAACCGTAAAATATTGTATTAA
- a CDS encoding pyridoxamine 5'-phosphate oxidase family protein codes for MSTQNLTHLEAIKKIKELSENAKICMFCTELETVPVNSRPMTLQETDDSGNLWFISSGTSNKNFEIKEDRRVQLFFMNNSDSQYLSVYGTASVYKDKATIEEKWSPLAKAWFDGKNDPNVTIIRVEPKETYYWDTKAGKLVSLFSFVASAITGHKTNNADGVEGNAII; via the coding sequence ATGTCAACACAGAATTTAACTCATCTCGAAGCGATTAAAAAGATCAAAGAACTGTCGGAAAACGCAAAAATATGTATGTTCTGTACAGAACTGGAAACGGTACCGGTCAATTCACGGCCTATGACTTTACAGGAGACGGATGACAGTGGGAACCTATGGTTTATCAGTAGCGGAACCAGCAATAAGAATTTTGAAATAAAAGAAGACCGAAGAGTACAATTATTTTTTATGAATAATAGTGATTCTCAGTATCTTTCAGTGTATGGAACAGCTTCTGTTTATAAAGACAAAGCCACTATAGAAGAAAAATGGTCACCTCTTGCAAAAGCCTGGTTTGATGGAAAAAATGATCCTAATGTAACGATTATCCGTGTAGAACCTAAAGAAACCTACTATTGGGATACCAAAGCTGGAAAACTGGTCAGTCTCTTTAGTTTTGTTGCATCAGCAATAACAGGTCATAAAACTAATAATGCTGACGGTGTAGAAGGAAACGCTATCATTTAA
- a CDS encoding AraC family transcriptional regulator: protein MKFCVHLNMQISPPKHLAPFIRHYIFLENHKKDIKNVRLFTDGSTGLILSANMSLYSDLSEERIPTSFFYGALNSYKDFSSKGKFSFIAVVFQPYFLNMLLKISAKEIKDQIISVEEVLKDKLIPFQEKLFYKINLLTIIDDLNIFFTRFISKEMGNDYQLIAAIQQYILQHRGAVSSKDLERFTGYSERQLERKFENYMGASPKKYTNIIRLHYFLSLMNKGISSENMTVLSYYAGYSDQSHLIREFKKNVGLTPLQYVKTENKMAVNFIEL from the coding sequence ATGAAATTTTGCGTACATTTGAATATGCAGATTTCCCCTCCGAAGCATCTGGCTCCTTTTATCCGACATTATATTTTTCTGGAAAACCATAAAAAAGATATAAAAAACGTCAGATTATTTACTGATGGAAGTACCGGATTGATCTTGTCCGCTAATATGAGCCTGTATTCTGATCTTTCTGAGGAGCGTATTCCTACTTCCTTTTTTTATGGAGCCTTGAATAGTTATAAAGATTTCTCTTCAAAAGGTAAATTTTCCTTCATAGCAGTGGTTTTTCAACCTTATTTTCTAAATATGCTCTTGAAAATCTCTGCAAAAGAAATTAAAGATCAGATTATTTCTGTTGAAGAGGTATTAAAAGACAAACTCATCCCTTTCCAGGAAAAACTATTTTATAAAATAAACCTATTAACGATTATTGATGATTTGAATATTTTTTTCACCCGATTTATATCGAAAGAAATGGGGAATGATTATCAGCTTATAGCAGCCATTCAACAATATATTCTTCAGCATAGAGGGGCTGTTTCATCAAAAGATTTGGAAAGGTTCACCGGATATTCTGAAAGGCAGCTGGAGAGAAAGTTTGAAAACTATATGGGAGCTTCTCCTAAAAAATATACTAATATCATTCGCCTTCATTATTTTTTGAGTCTTATGAATAAAGGAATCAGTAGTGAAAATATGACCGTTCTTTCTTACTATGCCGGCTATTCTGATCAATCTCATCTCATCAGGGAATTTAAAAAGAATGTAGGGCTTACCCCGCTACAGTATGTGAAAACAGAAAATAAAATGGCTGTGAACTTTATTGAGTTATAG
- a CDS encoding cupin domain-containing protein — translation MNKKQFSSKDFHETYARPKYVKPSHLIHKNVENAGEHNQFSTERKHPVFFVDLPSKNVSMTIGGLLPGQQTNRHRHTYETVLFVIEGRGWTEVEDERVHWETGDAVYIPSWAWHKHHNLSDIESAKYIACENAPQLQNLGVALREEEGRDL, via the coding sequence ATGAACAAAAAGCAATTCAGTTCAAAAGACTTTCACGAGACATATGCAAGACCAAAGTATGTAAAACCAAGCCATTTAATTCATAAAAATGTAGAAAATGCAGGGGAACATAATCAGTTTTCAACAGAAAGAAAGCATCCGGTTTTCTTTGTTGATCTTCCCAGTAAAAATGTAAGTATGACCATCGGTGGACTACTTCCGGGACAACAAACCAACAGACACCGTCATACTTATGAAACCGTATTATTTGTCATTGAAGGAAGAGGCTGGACTGAAGTAGAGGATGAAAGAGTACACTGGGAAACTGGAGATGCAGTATATATTCCTTCATGGGCATGGCATAAGCACCACAACTTAAGTGATATCGAGTCTGCAAAATACATAGCCTGTGAAAATGCTCCTCAATTACAGAACTTAGGTGTTGCTCTGAGAGAAGAGGAGGGTAGAGATCTTTAA
- a CDS encoding 2,3-bisphosphoglycerate-dependent phosphoglycerate mutase has translation MAKLFLVRHGQSLWNLENRFTGWQDIDITETGIEEAKNAGIALQKEKIDIAFTSVLLRAKHTLSIILDEIGKPNIPIVMDKALNERSYGNLEGLNKAETALKYGDEQVHTWRRSFDVVPPGGESLKDTYNRVIPYFEKEITPLLKQGENVLIVAHGNSLRALIMYLEHLSPEEILEREIATGVPITYIFDEKFHVSRRENNYY, from the coding sequence ATGGCAAAATTGTTTTTAGTCCGCCACGGACAGTCACTCTGGAATCTTGAAAACAGATTCACAGGCTGGCAGGATATCGATATTACAGAAACAGGAATTGAAGAAGCAAAAAATGCAGGAATTGCCTTACAAAAAGAAAAAATAGACATTGCCTTTACTTCAGTCTTACTCAGAGCTAAACATACCCTTTCAATTATTCTTGATGAAATAGGAAAGCCCAATATTCCCATTGTTATGGATAAAGCCTTGAATGAGCGTTCTTACGGGAATCTTGAAGGCCTTAATAAGGCAGAAACGGCATTGAAATATGGAGATGAACAGGTTCATACTTGGCGCCGGTCTTTTGATGTGGTTCCACCAGGTGGGGAAAGCCTTAAAGATACTTATAACAGGGTGATTCCTTATTTTGAAAAAGAAATTACCCCTTTATTGAAACAAGGTGAGAATGTATTAATTGTTGCTCATGGAAATAGTCTCCGTGCATTAATCATGTACCTGGAACACTTATCTCCTGAAGAAATTCTGGAAAGGGAAATTGCTACCGGAGTTCCAATTACTTATATTTTTGATGAAAAATTTCATGTAAGCAGAAGAGAGAATAATTATTATTAA